The Xanthomonas sp. CFBP 8443 genome has a window encoding:
- the lpxD gene encoding UDP-3-O-(3-hydroxymyristoyl)glucosamine N-acyltransferase, producing the protein MNIPSHTAYEIAERFGLQVHGDGNVAVHGVATLAHAGPGQLSFLANPRYRAQLADSTAAVVVLRADDAEAAPGTALIARDPYVAFAKIAALFDVAPARPPGIHPSASIDPSAQVSPSAHIGAFVSIGARSVIGDGCVIGPGCVIGDDCQVGAGGELIARVTLVTRVRLGQRVRIHPGAVLGADGFGLAMDAGHWIKVPQLGGVVIGDDCEIGANACVDRGALEDTTLEEDVRLDNLVQVAHNVHIGAHSAIAGCTGIAGSAKIGRYCMLGGAVGVVGHLEICDKVVITGKSVVRNSIHEPGEYSSGTPLTDNRTWRKNAARFKQLDALARRILSVSKEKQ; encoded by the coding sequence GTGAATATTCCTTCCCATACCGCATACGAGATCGCCGAGCGCTTCGGCCTGCAGGTGCATGGCGACGGCAACGTCGCCGTGCATGGCGTCGCCACGCTGGCGCATGCCGGCCCCGGGCAGCTCAGCTTCCTGGCCAATCCGCGCTACCGCGCGCAGCTGGCCGACAGCACCGCCGCGGTGGTGGTGCTGCGCGCCGACGATGCCGAAGCGGCGCCTGGCACCGCGCTGATCGCGCGCGATCCGTACGTCGCCTTCGCCAAGATCGCCGCGCTGTTCGACGTGGCGCCGGCGCGTCCGCCCGGCATCCATCCCAGCGCCAGCATCGACCCCAGCGCGCAGGTCTCCCCCAGCGCCCACATCGGCGCCTTCGTCAGCATCGGCGCGCGCAGCGTGATCGGCGACGGTTGCGTGATCGGCCCGGGCTGCGTGATCGGCGACGACTGCCAGGTCGGCGCCGGCGGCGAACTGATCGCCCGGGTCACCCTGGTCACCCGCGTGCGCCTGGGACAACGCGTGCGCATCCACCCAGGCGCGGTGCTCGGCGCCGACGGTTTCGGCCTGGCGATGGACGCCGGCCACTGGATCAAGGTGCCGCAGCTCGGCGGCGTGGTGATCGGCGACGATTGCGAGATCGGCGCCAACGCCTGCGTCGACCGCGGCGCGCTGGAGGACACCACGCTCGAGGAAGACGTGCGCCTGGACAACCTGGTGCAGGTCGCGCACAACGTGCACATCGGCGCGCACAGCGCGATCGCCGGCTGCACCGGCATCGCCGGCAGCGCCAAGATCGGCCGCTACTGCATGCTCGGCGGTGCGGTCGGCGTGGTCGGCCACCTGGAAATCTGCGACAAGGTGGTGATCACCGGCAAATCGGTGGTGCGCAACTCCATCCATGAGCCGGGCGAGTATTCCTCCGGCACCCCGTTGACCGACAACCGCACGTGGCGCAAGAACGCCGCGCGCTTCAAGCAGCTCGATGCCCTGGCCCGTCGCATCCTGTCTGTAAGCAAGGAGAAGCAATGA
- the bamA gene encoding outer membrane protein assembly factor BamA: MTRFPTRRLLALALAASLSLPALAQATEPFTASDIRVDGLQRISSGTVFTYLPVERGDTVDDAKVGEAIRALYRTGFFEDVQVDRQGNILVVTVKERPAINKLTVTGNKDIKSEELLKGLSDIGLTEGGTFDRLSLDRVTQELTRQYNNRGKYNVEITPTVSPLDRNRVDVAIAIKEGKAAKIQHVNIVGTEKFATEDILESWESREHNWLSWYRRDDQYSKEKLSGDLEKLNSWYLDRGYVDFSVDSTQVSISPDKRNMYLTAGITEGEQYKISDIKVTGDTVLPQEEVEKLVIPKPGDTFSRALLEFSSDAITNTLSNIGYAFAKVNPIPTTDREKRTVAINLQVVPGPRVAVRRIVFKGNTRTSDEVLRREMRQFENSWYSQAAIDRSKIRLQRLGYFESVDVETPPVPGSNDKVDVVYSVKETTSGSFTFGLGYSQTYGVTTSIQLSQNNFLGGGNRVSVDASRSSYQERYAFSYTNPFFTDDGVSLGYNISYRKLDYSDFGTAQYNSKNGAAQMIFGVPITENDTVSLMFGIDSNQITTYPSYTPNAIINYIDAIGQKTFHAWRSELGWARDTRNDYFMPTRGLYQRIGLEATLPGSTVEYWKLNYQVSKYWTIIPSLVLNTRAEFGYGDSYGSDVSRDICGVVQNNAYTAAECNGSNLLRRVTASGLPFYENFYAGGTNSVRGFEDNTLGPRSEATASYSRGQPLGGSFKTVGSAEMYFPKLFDSPSARISAFIDVGNVFNGVDNYKTNELRASTGVALLWRAPVGPISISYAFPLKKEDNDEIERLQFTFGGQF; this comes from the coding sequence ATGACGAGATTTCCCACTCGCCGCCTGCTAGCCCTCGCCCTCGCCGCCAGCCTCAGCCTGCCGGCGCTGGCCCAGGCGACGGAGCCCTTCACCGCCAGCGACATCCGCGTCGACGGGCTGCAACGCATCTCCTCCGGCACCGTCTTCACCTACCTGCCGGTGGAACGCGGCGACACGGTCGACGACGCCAAGGTCGGCGAGGCGATCCGCGCGCTGTACCGCACCGGGTTCTTCGAGGACGTGCAGGTCGATCGCCAGGGCAACATCCTGGTGGTCACGGTCAAGGAACGCCCGGCGATCAACAAGCTGACCGTCACCGGCAACAAGGACATCAAGAGCGAAGAACTGCTCAAGGGCCTGTCCGACATCGGCCTGACCGAGGGCGGCACCTTCGACCGGCTGAGCCTGGACCGGGTGACCCAGGAGCTGACCCGCCAGTACAACAACCGCGGCAAGTACAACGTCGAGATCACTCCGACGGTGAGCCCGCTGGACCGCAACCGGGTCGACGTGGCGATCGCGATCAAGGAAGGCAAGGCCGCCAAGATCCAGCACGTCAACATCGTCGGCACCGAGAAGTTCGCCACCGAGGACATCCTGGAGAGCTGGGAGTCGCGCGAGCACAACTGGCTGTCGTGGTATCGCCGCGACGATCAGTACTCCAAGGAAAAGCTGTCCGGCGACCTGGAGAAGCTCAACTCCTGGTACCTGGACCGCGGCTACGTCGATTTCAGCGTCGATTCCACCCAGGTCTCGATCAGCCCCGACAAGCGCAACATGTACCTGACCGCCGGCATCACCGAGGGCGAGCAGTACAAGATCTCCGACATCAAGGTCACCGGCGACACCGTGCTGCCGCAGGAAGAGGTCGAGAAGCTGGTCATCCCCAAGCCGGGCGACACTTTCTCTCGCGCGCTGCTGGAGTTCAGCTCCGACGCGATCACCAACACGCTCAGCAACATCGGCTACGCCTTCGCCAAGGTCAACCCGATCCCGACCACCGACCGCGAGAAGCGCACCGTCGCGATCAACCTGCAAGTGGTGCCGGGCCCGCGCGTGGCGGTCCGCCGCATCGTGTTCAAGGGCAACACCCGCACCTCCGACGAAGTGCTGCGCCGCGAGATGCGCCAGTTCGAGAACAGCTGGTACTCGCAGGCCGCCATCGACCGCTCCAAGATCCGCCTGCAGCGGCTGGGCTACTTCGAGTCGGTGGACGTGGAAACGCCGCCGGTGCCGGGCAGCAACGACAAGGTCGACGTGGTCTACAGCGTCAAGGAAACCACCTCCGGCAGCTTCACCTTCGGCCTGGGCTATTCGCAGACCTATGGCGTGACCACCTCGATCCAGCTGTCGCAGAACAACTTCCTCGGCGGCGGCAACCGCGTCTCGGTGGACGCTTCGCGCAGCAGCTATCAGGAGCGCTACGCGTTCTCCTACACCAACCCGTTCTTCACCGACGACGGCGTGTCGCTGGGCTACAACATCTCCTACCGCAAGCTGGACTACTCCGACTTCGGCACCGCCCAGTACAACAGCAAGAACGGCGCGGCGCAGATGATCTTCGGCGTGCCGATCACCGAGAACGACACCGTCTCGCTGATGTTCGGCATCGACAGCAACCAGATCACCACCTATCCCAGCTACACGCCGAACGCGATCATCAACTACATCGACGCGATCGGGCAGAAGACCTTCCATGCCTGGCGCAGCGAACTGGGCTGGGCGCGCGACACCCGCAACGACTACTTCATGCCGACCCGCGGCCTGTACCAGCGCATCGGCCTGGAAGCCACCCTGCCCGGCTCCACCGTCGAGTACTGGAAGCTGAACTACCAGGTCTCCAAGTACTGGACGATCATTCCCTCGCTGGTGCTCAACACCCGCGCCGAGTTCGGCTACGGCGACAGCTACGGCAGCGACGTCTCGCGCGACATCTGCGGCGTGGTCCAGAACAACGCCTACACGGCGGCCGAGTGCAATGGCAGCAACCTGCTCCGTCGCGTGACCGCCTCGGGCCTGCCGTTCTACGAGAACTTCTACGCCGGCGGCACCAACTCCGTGCGCGGCTTCGAGGACAACACCCTCGGCCCGCGCTCGGAGGCCACTGCCTCCTACAGCCGCGGCCAGCCGCTGGGCGGCTCGTTCAAGACCGTGGGCTCGGCGGAAATGTATTTCCCGAAGCTGTTCGACAGCCCGTCGGCGCGCATCTCGGCGTTCATCGACGTCGGCAACGTGTTCAACGGCGTGGACAACTACAAGACCAACGAACTGCGCGCCTCCACCGGCGTGGCGCTGCTGTGGCGGGCACCGGTCGGCCCGATCTCGATCAGCTACGCGTTCCCGTTGAAGAAGGAAGACAACGACGAGATCGAGCGCCTGCAGTTCACGTTTGGTGGGCAGTTCTAA
- the lpxB gene encoding lipid-A-disaccharide synthase has product MGVAGPRSPVPGPRSIRIALVAGEASGDQLGAGLIEALRARYPDAEFAGIGGDAMRNAGCQTWFDASELAVMGLMEVLRHLPRLLKLRRALRERLLDWRPDVFVGVDAPDFNLGVERWLKQRGIRTVHYVSPSVWAWREKRAAKIGASADMVLCLFPMEPPIYARHGVDARFVGHPMADAIALEGDRDAARAELGLPAAATVLAVLPGSRLGEIGRLGDTFFAAAWQVLQQTPGAHVVVPAANAACKALIAEQLSRSALPVVYSHLLDGQARTALLAADVVLLASGTATLETMLVKRPMVVGYKVAPLTYRIVKALGLLKVDRYALPNILAGRDLAPELMQDDCTADKLSAALLHWLRDPQAVEALQPEYLRLHQLLRQDASVRAADAVAELLGGRDSGLGTRDAKEATA; this is encoded by the coding sequence CTGGGCGTTGCCGGTCCCCGGTCCCCGGTCCCCGGTCCCCGCTCCATCCGCATCGCCCTCGTCGCCGGCGAGGCCTCCGGCGACCAGCTCGGTGCCGGACTGATCGAGGCGCTGCGCGCGCGGTACCCGGATGCCGAGTTCGCCGGCATCGGCGGCGATGCGATGCGCAACGCCGGTTGCCAGACCTGGTTCGATGCCAGCGAACTGGCGGTGATGGGCCTGATGGAAGTACTGCGGCATCTGCCGCGCCTGCTGAAACTGCGCCGCGCGCTGCGCGAGCGCCTGCTGGACTGGCGCCCGGACGTGTTCGTCGGCGTCGATGCGCCCGACTTCAATCTCGGCGTGGAGCGCTGGCTCAAGCAGCGCGGCATCCGCACCGTGCACTACGTGAGCCCGTCGGTCTGGGCCTGGCGCGAGAAGCGCGCGGCCAAGATCGGCGCCAGCGCCGACATGGTGCTGTGCCTGTTCCCGATGGAACCGCCGATCTACGCCAGGCACGGCGTGGATGCGCGCTTCGTCGGCCACCCGATGGCCGATGCGATCGCGCTGGAAGGCGACCGCGACGCGGCGCGCGCCGAACTCGGCCTGCCGGCCGCCGCGACCGTGTTGGCGGTGCTGCCGGGCAGCCGCCTGGGCGAGATCGGCCGGCTCGGCGATACCTTCTTCGCCGCCGCCTGGCAGGTGCTGCAGCAGACGCCGGGCGCGCACGTGGTGGTGCCGGCGGCCAACGCCGCGTGCAAGGCGCTGATCGCCGAACAGCTGTCGCGTTCGGCCTTGCCGGTGGTGTATTCGCACCTGCTCGACGGCCAGGCGCGCACGGCGCTGCTGGCCGCCGACGTGGTGCTGCTGGCCTCCGGCACCGCGACGCTGGAGACCATGCTGGTGAAGCGGCCGATGGTGGTCGGCTACAAGGTCGCGCCGCTGACCTACCGCATCGTCAAGGCGCTGGGCCTGCTGAAGGTCGACCGCTACGCGCTGCCCAACATCCTCGCCGGCCGCGATCTGGCGCCGGAACTGATGCAGGACGACTGCACCGCGGACAAATTGTCGGCCGCGCTGCTGCACTGGCTGCGCGACCCGCAGGCGGTGGAGGCGCTGCAACCCGAATACCTGCGCTTGCATCAGTTGCTGCGCCAGGACGCGTCGGTGCGGGCTGCCGATGCGGTGGCGGAATTGCTGGGGGGCCGGGACTCGGGACTCGGGACGCGGGACGCGAAAGAAGCAACGGCATGA
- the fabZ gene encoding 3-hydroxyacyl-ACP dehydratase FabZ: protein MSHEQTLPDITQIKALIPHRYPFLLVDKVVSLDFENRKIVAHKNVSVNEPFFQGHFPGQPIMPGVLIIEALAQAGGVLTQLALGRDAQSKLFYMVKVDNARFSSQVVPGDVLELHVQIKRVIRNMAVYYGEAKVDGKVVACAEVLCAGTRE from the coding sequence ATGAGCCACGAACAGACACTGCCGGACATCACCCAGATCAAGGCCTTGATCCCGCACCGCTATCCTTTCCTGCTGGTGGACAAGGTGGTGTCGCTCGACTTCGAGAACCGCAAGATCGTTGCGCACAAGAACGTCAGCGTCAACGAACCGTTCTTCCAGGGCCACTTCCCGGGCCAGCCGATCATGCCCGGCGTGCTGATCATCGAAGCGCTGGCCCAGGCCGGCGGTGTGCTGACCCAGCTGGCGTTGGGCCGCGACGCGCAGTCCAAGCTGTTCTACATGGTCAAGGTCGACAACGCCCGCTTCAGCAGCCAGGTCGTGCCCGGCGACGTGCTGGAGCTGCACGTGCAAATCAAGCGCGTGATCCGCAACATGGCCGTGTACTACGGCGAAGCCAAGGTCGACGGCAAGGTCGTCGCCTGCGCCGAGGTGCTGTGCGCCGGCACCCGCGAATGA
- the lpxA gene encoding acyl-ACP--UDP-N-acetylglucosamine O-acyltransferase gives MSDNAPLIHPSAVIDPSAKLAADVRVGAFSLIGAEVEIGEGSVIGSHCSIVGPTRIGRNNHLVGHVALGGDPQDKKFAGERTELVIGDRNVIREFVTVSRGTGNGGGITRVGSDNWFLAYTHVAHDCVVGDHCVFSNNTTLAGHVEVRDHVIISGFAGAHQFCRIGDHAFLGMGALINGDVPPFTMVGGNSLGRPRGINSEGLKRRGFDTERLAVIKRAYRALYVAGLPLAEAKQQLAVLAENSEDVRAMLEFIEASERPLLR, from the coding sequence ATGAGCGACAACGCCCCCCTCATCCATCCGTCCGCGGTGATCGACCCGTCGGCCAAGCTGGCGGCGGACGTGCGCGTCGGCGCCTTCAGCCTGATCGGCGCCGAGGTCGAGATCGGCGAAGGCAGCGTGATCGGCTCGCATTGCAGCATCGTCGGTCCGACCCGGATCGGCCGCAACAACCATCTGGTCGGGCACGTCGCGCTCGGCGGCGATCCGCAGGACAAGAAGTTCGCCGGCGAGCGCACCGAACTGGTGATCGGCGACCGCAACGTGATCCGCGAATTCGTCACCGTCAGCCGCGGCACCGGCAACGGCGGCGGCATCACCCGCGTCGGCAGCGACAACTGGTTTCTGGCCTACACCCACGTCGCCCATGACTGCGTGGTCGGCGACCATTGCGTGTTCTCCAACAACACCACCCTGGCCGGGCATGTCGAAGTCCGCGACCACGTGATCATCAGCGGCTTCGCCGGCGCGCACCAGTTCTGCCGCATCGGCGATCACGCCTTCCTCGGCATGGGCGCGCTGATCAACGGCGACGTGCCGCCGTTCACCATGGTCGGCGGCAACTCGCTGGGACGCCCCCGCGGCATCAACAGCGAAGGCCTCAAGCGCCGCGGCTTCGACACCGAGCGCCTGGCCGTGATCAAGCGCGCCTACCGCGCGCTATACGTGGCCGGGCTGCCGCTGGCCGAAGCCAAGCAGCAACTGGCGGTACTGGCCGAAAACAGCGAGGACGTGCGCGCGATGCTGGAATTCATCGAAGCCAGCGAGCGGCCGTTGTTGCGATGA